Proteins from a single region of Belliella baltica DSM 15883:
- the gldA gene encoding gliding motility-associated ABC transporter ATP-binding subunit GldA, whose amino-acid sequence MSLIVQNLTKIYAQQKALDQVSFEAEKGQVLGFLGPNGAGKSTTMKIATGFLLPDEGDVLINGISVMKSPQAVSKLIGYLPEHNPLYLDMYVREFLGFIAGLYGIKGQQAKKRIDELIPLCGLEVEAHKKIHQLSKGYRQRVGLAKALIHDPEVIILDEPTTGLDPNQLVEIRALIKKISKEKTLILSTHIMQEVEAICEKVVIINRGKIVASDLLSNLKSEAGKVALTLETEEPLELDWFEGIGKVEFVSNKQFAVSILVDEVAVARKALLQLVQEKELNLISIQQKEKNLESIFQQITQSK is encoded by the coding sequence ATGTCCCTGATCGTTCAGAACCTTACCAAAATCTATGCGCAGCAAAAGGCCCTTGACCAAGTTTCCTTTGAAGCTGAAAAAGGGCAGGTTTTGGGTTTCTTAGGTCCTAATGGCGCTGGGAAATCCACCACCATGAAAATTGCCACAGGGTTTTTATTGCCAGATGAAGGGGATGTGCTGATCAATGGGATTTCTGTAATGAAGTCACCCCAAGCTGTGTCCAAGCTTATCGGCTATTTGCCGGAGCATAATCCGCTATATTTGGATATGTATGTGAGGGAGTTTTTGGGATTTATAGCAGGACTTTATGGAATAAAGGGGCAGCAAGCAAAAAAGCGAATCGATGAATTGATTCCGCTTTGTGGTTTGGAAGTGGAAGCACACAAAAAGATCCATCAACTTTCTAAAGGATATAGACAGCGTGTCGGATTGGCCAAAGCACTGATCCATGATCCTGAAGTAATCATCTTGGATGAGCCGACCACAGGTCTAGACCCTAATCAATTGGTGGAAATACGTGCTTTGATTAAGAAAATTAGCAAGGAAAAAACCCTGATTCTCAGCACACACATCATGCAGGAAGTGGAAGCCATCTGCGAGAAAGTAGTGATTATCAACAGAGGAAAAATTGTAGCTTCTGACCTTTTATCCAATCTAAAGTCTGAAGCGGGTAAAGTAGCACTGACTTTAGAAACAGAAGAGCCTTTAGAATTGGATTGGTTTGAGGGGATTGGAAAAGTTGAATTTGTGTCTAACAAGCAATTTGCTGTTTCCATTCTCGTTGATGAAGTAGCTGTTGCAAGAAAGGCTTTACTTCAGCTCGTGCAAGAAAAAGAACTGAATTTGATTAGCATTCAGCAAAAAGAAAAGAATTTGGAATCTATTTTTCAACAAATCACCCAAAGCAAATAA
- a CDS encoding vanadium-dependent haloperoxidase, whose protein sequence is MRLLKNIYGVFVLAVMLFSCQPKDYSNAISDGSYQFAAQNKLTEIIINDIFSPPVASRIYAYPAIAAYEVAVLDRSGEYQTLMGQLNDFEKTNFEIEENVYLPLASLAAYYKVGTALIFSEELMQEHREKTFKELKSKGIPNDVFEASVALGERVADHVIAYSKKDNYHQSRSFPKYSISNDPNAWQPTPPMYMEGIEPHWNKIRPFVLEAPDQFKSEPPTAFDSEKGSDFYREAEEVFNVVKNLTKEQSDIAYFWDCNPYKVNVKGHVMFAEKKITPGGHWMGIAAISSKTANQDWKGAAETLAKTSIAVFDGFIACWDEKYRSVLIRPETYINKYIDEDWLPVLQTPPFPEYTSGHSVISYAASETLTSLFGDNFHFVDSTEVAYGLPVREFKSFRLAADEAAISRMYGGIHYMPAIVNGASKGKKVGEFLINKIDTKAEKLAAN, encoded by the coding sequence ATGAGATTATTGAAAAATATATATGGTGTTTTTGTTTTAGCGGTTATGCTATTTTCCTGCCAACCAAAAGACTACTCCAATGCGATAAGTGATGGTTCTTACCAGTTTGCTGCGCAGAATAAATTGACTGAGATCATCATCAACGATATTTTTTCTCCGCCTGTCGCTAGCAGAATTTACGCTTATCCAGCCATTGCGGCTTATGAAGTGGCTGTTTTGGATCGTTCGGGAGAATACCAAACGCTAATGGGACAATTGAATGATTTTGAAAAGACGAATTTTGAAATAGAAGAGAATGTTTATCTTCCACTTGCTTCACTAGCTGCTTACTATAAAGTGGGAACAGCATTGATTTTTTCTGAAGAATTGATGCAAGAGCACAGGGAAAAAACTTTCAAAGAACTGAAATCCAAAGGTATTCCAAATGATGTTTTTGAAGCCTCAGTTGCTTTAGGGGAACGTGTAGCAGATCATGTCATTGCTTACTCCAAAAAGGATAATTATCACCAAAGTAGGTCTTTTCCAAAATACTCAATCAGCAATGATCCGAATGCTTGGCAGCCCACACCTCCGATGTATATGGAGGGGATCGAACCACATTGGAACAAGATTAGACCTTTTGTCTTGGAAGCTCCTGACCAATTTAAGTCAGAGCCTCCAACTGCATTTGATTCGGAAAAAGGAAGTGATTTTTATAGAGAGGCAGAGGAGGTTTTTAATGTGGTCAAGAACCTAACAAAAGAACAAAGTGACATCGCGTACTTTTGGGATTGCAATCCTTACAAAGTAAATGTAAAAGGTCATGTGATGTTTGCGGAGAAGAAAATAACTCCAGGAGGGCATTGGATGGGAATTGCAGCGATTTCTTCCAAGACAGCAAATCAAGATTGGAAAGGAGCTGCAGAAACTTTAGCCAAAACATCAATTGCTGTTTTCGATGGATTTATTGCTTGTTGGGATGAAAAGTACCGAAGTGTGCTAATCCGACCTGAAACGTATATCAACAAATACATCGATGAAGATTGGTTGCCTGTGTTGCAGACGCCACCATTTCCTGAATACACCAGCGGGCATAGCGTCATCAGCTATGCTGCCTCGGAGACATTGACGAGTTTATTTGGAGATAATTTCCACTTTGTGGACTCTACAGAAGTTGCTTACGGGCTACCTGTACGAGAATTTAAGTCTTTCAGATTGGCAGCAGATGAAGCCGCAATCAGCAGAATGTATGGAGGGATTCATTATATGCCTGCTATAGTCAATGGAGCTTCCAAAGGAAAAAAAGTAGGAGAGTTTCTCATCAATAAAATTGATACAAAAGCAGAGAAATTGGCAGCTAATTAA
- a CDS encoding DUF4221 family protein has product MKNIWVLFLCVTFLSCDRSVSKVYNYQEYLSKSDFSITLDQESDYNFYFFEEIELDGSNYLLRLNNANKCIYQYSLEDGQTVKKICYPSEAPTELDFIQGFTFVNLDSIYLYRRGSLSGITLINDRSEFLNSFNAIFDSNKTNDKINNHISIPKSPTYFHNKKLNFIKYPVFDTRNPDNLNSDFLFSIGVDIDEKTIDYNEKSTFPENYQKKIWPVYNLGLSRIFDNINEREIYSWDMLDTIEIRNRNGELLDKKFAGSKYSEPNVSLSNKLENKEEINSFVNSSIYYSIKHDPYSNLYYRFFRIPLGRELGDIPHYAFPSDGNDFSIIVMDKNFKILNEVVFPGKKYKLEQAFVSKNGIYLPKTNSFDTNLNEDEVLYDIYKLF; this is encoded by the coding sequence ATGAAAAATATTTGGGTTTTATTTTTATGTGTAACCTTTCTGTCTTGCGATAGAAGCGTGTCTAAAGTGTATAATTATCAAGAATATCTTTCAAAAAGTGATTTTTCAATCACTCTAGACCAAGAATCAGATTATAATTTTTATTTTTTTGAAGAAATAGAATTAGATGGAAGTAATTATTTATTAAGATTAAATAATGCGAATAAATGTATCTATCAATATAGTTTAGAAGACGGGCAAACGGTTAAAAAAATTTGTTATCCAAGTGAAGCACCTACTGAGTTGGATTTTATACAAGGGTTTACATTCGTAAATTTGGATAGTATTTATTTATACCGCCGTGGAAGTTTAAGTGGTATTACTTTGATCAACGATAGGTCAGAATTTTTGAATAGTTTTAATGCTATTTTTGATTCTAACAAAACAAATGATAAAATAAATAATCATATTTCAATACCGAAATCGCCAACATACTTTCATAATAAAAAGCTCAATTTTATAAAATACCCTGTATTTGATACTAGAAATCCAGATAATTTAAATAGCGATTTTCTATTTTCAATAGGAGTTGACATAGATGAAAAGACGATCGATTATAATGAAAAGTCAACATTCCCTGAAAATTACCAAAAAAAAATATGGCCAGTATATAATTTAGGTTTATCGAGAATTTTTGACAATATCAATGAAAGAGAGATATATTCTTGGGATATGTTAGATACTATTGAAATTAGAAATAGGAATGGAGAACTTTTAGATAAAAAATTTGCTGGAAGTAAATATTCAGAACCAAACGTAAGTCTGTCTAATAAACTAGAGAATAAAGAGGAAATTAATTCGTTCGTCAATTCGTCAATTTACTATTCTATAAAACATGATCCCTATTCAAATCTCTATTATAGATTTTTTAGAATTCCATTAGGCAGAGAATTAGGAGATATACCTCATTATGCGTTCCCTTCTGATGGAAATGACTTTTCTATAATTGTAATGGATAAAAATTTCAAAATTTTAAATGAAGTTGTATTTCCAGGAAAGAAATATAAACTCGAACAAGCGTTCGTTTCAAAAAATGGAATTTACTTACCGAAAACTAATTCTTTTGATACAAATCTAAATGAAGATGAAGTACTTTATGATATTTACAAATTATTTTAA
- a CDS encoding ATP-binding protein, whose amino-acid sequence MEGLINRYRNLLQSFKTDFKRSHYNKINWNGRAICILGARGTGKSTLMLQYLKENLPLDQSLYLSLDDLFFKQNSLVDLAERFYQLGGRNLLLDEVHKYEDWQSAVKNIYDFYPDLKLIISGSSILALQKSQADLSRRLVYYELPELSFREYLSLKLKIELEKYDLTQILKDHQKLIDPILASVPDVMLHFENYKKIGAYPFFLEDERDYISKINQLINVIIDYDLPEGKDISTSTQAKLKKLLYLISTSVPFSPNITKLAEKTDTTRPRLLEMLHMLEVSKLIKSLRSSSKGISMMNKPDKIYLSNTNLIYALALENQNSGNIRETFFYNQLENSGSILTTAKNGDFLVNNQFEFEVGGKNKTFDQIANIPNSYIAADEMLHGMGNKIPLYLFGFLY is encoded by the coding sequence ATGGAAGGATTAATCAATAGATATAGAAACTTATTACAGTCTTTCAAAACGGACTTTAAAAGGAGCCACTACAATAAAATCAATTGGAACGGCAGAGCTATCTGTATTTTGGGTGCTAGAGGAACAGGGAAATCAACTTTGATGCTTCAATATCTCAAAGAAAACCTACCACTAGATCAATCTCTGTATTTGAGTCTAGATGATTTGTTTTTCAAACAAAACAGCTTGGTAGATTTAGCAGAGAGATTCTATCAATTAGGAGGTAGAAATCTACTTTTGGATGAAGTACACAAATATGAAGATTGGCAAAGCGCAGTCAAAAACATCTATGATTTCTATCCTGATCTCAAGCTAATCATATCTGGATCTTCAATTTTGGCTTTACAAAAATCACAAGCGGATTTGAGTAGAAGACTTGTTTATTATGAATTACCTGAACTATCTTTTAGGGAATATTTGAGTCTCAAATTGAAGATTGAGTTGGAAAAATACGACCTTACTCAAATTTTAAAAGATCATCAAAAACTAATCGACCCCATTCTTGCTTCAGTTCCAGATGTGATGCTACATTTTGAAAACTACAAAAAGATTGGAGCATACCCTTTCTTTTTAGAAGATGAAAGAGACTATATTTCAAAAATCAACCAACTCATCAATGTTATCATTGATTATGATCTACCAGAAGGTAAAGACATTTCGACAAGCACTCAGGCAAAATTAAAAAAACTTCTCTATCTAATTTCCACCTCTGTACCATTCAGTCCAAACATAACCAAGCTTGCTGAAAAAACAGACACAACAAGGCCAAGACTGCTCGAAATGCTACACATGCTGGAAGTTTCTAAACTGATCAAAAGTTTGAGAAGCTCTTCTAAAGGGATAAGCATGATGAATAAACCAGACAAGATTTACCTATCGAATACTAATCTTATTTACGCTCTCGCTTTAGAAAATCAAAATTCTGGCAATATTAGAGAGACATTTTTCTATAATCAACTAGAAAATAGTGGCTCCATACTCACTACAGCCAAGAATGGGGATTTTTTAGTTAATAATCAGTTTGAATTTGAAGTAGGAGGGAAAAATAAAACTTTCGATCAGATAGCCAATATCCCAAATTCCTACATTGCAGCAGATGAAATGCTCCATGGAATGGGAAACAAAATCCCTCTTTATCTTTTCGGTTTTTTATATTAA
- the dnaN gene encoding DNA polymerase III subunit beta, translating into MKFIVSSSALLKQLSAINGVVTTNPVVPILENFLFEIKEGKLTVTASDLQTSMMTEIDVEAKEDGNIAVPAKILIETLKNLPEQPVTFSIDHETYSIEISSDNGRYKLAGENATDFPKIATVSNATTVDMSTEVLSSAISNTIFATSNDELRPAMTGVYINLSSTNATFVATDGHRLIRYRRVDIASPDAASIIIPRKALNLLKSTLPAENVPVAVEFNSSNAYFNFGSIKMICRLIDERFPDYENVIPVDNPNHMTIDRIEFLSSLRRIAIYANKTTHQVRLKLAGSELQISAEDLDFSNEANERLSCEHDGEDIEIGFNAKFLVEMLNNISSKQVTLQFSAPNRAGLIVPSDKSDNEDILMLVMPVMLNNYV; encoded by the coding sequence ATGAAATTTATTGTTTCTTCTTCTGCGCTCTTAAAGCAGCTTTCAGCGATTAACGGGGTAGTAACTACCAATCCTGTAGTTCCTATCTTGGAGAATTTTCTTTTTGAAATCAAAGAAGGAAAACTAACCGTAACTGCCTCTGACCTGCAAACTTCCATGATGACCGAAATTGACGTGGAGGCAAAAGAAGATGGGAATATTGCCGTTCCTGCAAAGATTTTGATTGAAACGCTTAAGAATTTGCCTGAGCAGCCAGTTACATTTAGTATTGACCACGAGACTTATAGCATTGAGATAAGTTCTGATAATGGTCGATACAAGCTTGCAGGTGAAAATGCCACAGACTTTCCTAAAATAGCAACTGTTAGTAATGCAACGACCGTGGATATGTCCACAGAAGTTTTGAGCAGTGCGATCAGTAATACAATTTTTGCAACAAGCAATGATGAACTGAGACCTGCGATGACGGGTGTTTATATCAACTTGAGCAGCACTAATGCTACTTTTGTAGCGACTGATGGGCATAGATTGATCAGGTATAGAAGAGTGGATATTGCTTCTCCAGATGCTGCAAGTATCATTATTCCTAGAAAAGCCCTAAACCTTTTGAAGTCAACTTTGCCTGCTGAGAATGTTCCAGTAGCCGTTGAGTTTAATAGTTCAAATGCATACTTCAACTTTGGAAGTATCAAGATGATCTGTAGATTAATCGATGAGCGATTCCCTGATTATGAAAATGTGATTCCTGTGGATAATCCAAACCACATGACGATTGATAGAATCGAGTTCTTGAGTTCTTTAAGAAGGATTGCAATCTATGCAAATAAAACTACCCATCAGGTGAGGTTAAAACTTGCAGGTAGTGAGTTACAGATTTCTGCTGAGGATTTAGATTTCTCTAACGAAGCAAACGAAAGATTGTCTTGCGAGCACGATGGCGAGGATATCGAGATCGGATTCAATGCGAAGTTCTTGGTAGAAATGTTAAATAATATTTCTTCAAAGCAAGTTACACTTCAATTCTCAGCACCAAACAGAGCAGGTTTGATCGTTCCTTCTGACAAATCAGACAACGAAGACATCTTGATGTTGGTGATGCCAGTGATGTTGAACAATTATGTGTAA
- the gldF gene encoding gliding motility-associated ABC transporter permease subunit GldF yields MRALYWKEINAFFGNLSGFLILAVFLISIGLMVWVFPDSSVLAYGFADLEPLFVYTPYVFTFLIPAITMKMIAEERKSGTWEILRTSPLGDLAIILAKFLAAFTLVFIAVLPTLVYYYSIVQLGEPVGNIDHAGFFGSWIGLLFIGAVFSAMGVFASALTSHQIIAFIWGVFMIFLLYFGLTALVQLQVMSSFALLLEELSLSYHYENMSRGVIEAQNVAYFLSIMILMLGLTVILIRRK; encoded by the coding sequence ATGCGCGCATTGTATTGGAAGGAAATCAACGCTTTTTTTGGGAACCTTTCAGGATTCCTAATTTTAGCTGTTTTCCTGATTTCCATTGGTTTGATGGTCTGGGTTTTTCCTGATTCGTCAGTGTTGGCTTATGGTTTCGCGGATTTGGAGCCACTATTTGTTTATACACCTTATGTTTTCACTTTTCTGATTCCTGCGATCACGATGAAGATGATTGCAGAAGAAAGAAAATCAGGGACTTGGGAAATTTTGAGAACTTCACCACTAGGAGATTTGGCAATTATACTAGCAAAGTTTCTAGCCGCATTTACACTGGTTTTTATCGCCGTGTTACCCACTTTAGTCTATTATTACAGCATTGTGCAGCTAGGTGAACCTGTTGGGAATATAGATCATGCTGGATTCTTTGGTTCTTGGATTGGACTGCTGTTCATTGGTGCAGTATTTTCAGCCATGGGGGTTTTTGCCAGCGCATTGACAAGCCATCAGATCATTGCGTTTATCTGGGGAGTATTCATGATTTTCTTGCTTTACTTTGGGCTGACGGCTTTGGTGCAGCTGCAAGTGATGTCTTCTTTTGCACTTTTGCTGGAGGAGTTGAGTTTGAGTTACCACTATGAAAACATGAGTAGAGGAGTGATCGAAGCGCAAAATGTAGCTTACTTTCTCTCCATCATGATATTGATGTTAGGTTTGACTGTTATTTTGATCCGAAGAAAATGA
- a CDS encoding purine-nucleoside phosphorylase, translating into MTYLEKANAAAAYIQSQISQQADTLVILGSGLGGFVEVLEEAVSIPYVQIPYFPVSTVAGHSGELVLGKVGDKWIWVMNGRFHYYEGYELGETVFPLRVLSLLGVKNLVVSNAAGGLNPDFKVGDLMLITDHIDKFPSNSLRGKDATDFGVRFPDMSEPYDLAWRNLAKEKAKSLDINLQEGTYTGVTGPSLETKAEIRYYRNLGGDAVGMSTVPEVIAANQMGMRVLGISVITNECNPTDNKLFAHEDVVEVATRSGKAMQELVKLVLETKIF; encoded by the coding sequence ATGACCTACCTCGAAAAAGCAAATGCAGCAGCTGCATACATTCAATCCCAAATTAGCCAACAAGCGGACACTTTGGTGATATTGGGTTCTGGTTTGGGTGGATTTGTGGAGGTTTTGGAAGAAGCTGTTTCTATTCCGTATGTTCAGATTCCATATTTTCCTGTTTCTACAGTAGCTGGTCATTCAGGTGAGTTGGTGCTGGGTAAGGTTGGAGACAAATGGATCTGGGTAATGAATGGCAGATTTCATTATTATGAAGGCTATGAATTGGGTGAGACCGTATTTCCTTTAAGAGTTTTGAGTTTGTTGGGAGTAAAAAATTTGGTCGTATCCAATGCTGCGGGTGGCTTGAATCCTGATTTCAAAGTAGGTGATTTGATGCTGATCACTGACCATATCGACAAGTTTCCATCTAATTCACTCAGAGGTAAAGATGCTACAGATTTTGGAGTAAGGTTTCCCGATATGAGTGAACCTTATGATCTAGCTTGGAGAAACCTAGCTAAGGAAAAGGCAAAATCTTTAGATATCAACTTACAAGAAGGCACTTATACAGGCGTAACAGGCCCAAGCTTGGAAACTAAAGCAGAAATCCGATACTACAGAAATTTGGGCGGTGATGCGGTAGGGATGAGTACTGTCCCAGAAGTGATCGCTGCTAATCAGATGGGTATGAGAGTTCTGGGTATCTCCGTCATCACCAACGAATGCAATCCAACTGACAACAAGCTATTTGCACATGAAGATGTGGTAGAAGTAGCCACAAGATCTGGGAAAGCAATGCAGGAGTTAGTGAAATTAGTTTTGGAAACTAAAATTTTTTAA
- the rsmG gene encoding 16S rRNA (guanine(527)-N(7))-methyltransferase RsmG, with protein sequence MDIILKYFPDLTAKQIEQFSQLQDLYANWNEKINVISRKDVDHFYERHVLHAMSIAKVMQFEPGTKVLDIGTGGGFPGIPLAILFPDTHFHLVDSIGKKISVVKDVVKKLKLSNVEAQQVRAESLVRKYDFIVSRAVTRFANFLPWVKGKFKKEDFNEFPNGIFLLKGGDIDEEMEERNVSYVTYHLDDYFTEEFFETKKIVFVPWEGKR encoded by the coding sequence ATGGATATCATTTTAAAGTATTTTCCTGACCTTACGGCAAAGCAGATTGAGCAATTTTCTCAACTTCAGGATTTGTATGCTAATTGGAATGAAAAAATCAATGTGATCAGCAGAAAGGATGTGGATCATTTTTATGAAAGGCACGTACTTCATGCGATGTCCATAGCCAAAGTGATGCAATTTGAGCCGGGAACAAAGGTATTGGATATCGGCACAGGTGGAGGTTTCCCGGGTATTCCCCTCGCAATATTGTTTCCTGATACTCATTTTCATCTGGTAGATTCCATTGGAAAGAAAATCTCCGTTGTCAAAGATGTGGTGAAGAAACTGAAGCTTTCCAATGTGGAAGCGCAGCAAGTCAGAGCGGAGAGTTTGGTTAGAAAATATGATTTTATAGTCAGTAGGGCAGTAACACGATTTGCTAATTTTCTTCCATGGGTAAAAGGAAAATTCAAAAAAGAAGATTTCAACGAATTCCCAAATGGCATTTTCCTGCTAAAAGGCGGTGATATTGATGAGGAAATGGAAGAAAGAAATGTAAGCTACGTAACCTATCACCTGGATGACTATTTCACCGAAGAATTTTTCGAAACAAAGAAAATAGTCTTCGTCCCTTGGGAAGGGAAAAGGTAG
- the gldG gene encoding gliding motility-associated ABC transporter substrate-binding protein GldG, which yields MKNKSSKQILKILGVILLTIVGINVLFSLINLRIDLTEEKRYSLHPATIDVLENLEEPLEVEILLNGDLPGGMRRLQRSAEQMVRTFNSYSSQKISFSYLDPLTLPAAEQEDFVVGLTEYGIQPTNLFVTEDGGQKSKMIFPGVLIKDVEYETGALILRGEKGMSPDEILNNSVENLEYELINAIRKLVSKQQYAVGMLMGNGELEGDDGFGIVEALVEDFEVFKIPLDQAKKVDDLDPFDVLIISGPKEAYDEREIYLVDQYLMKGGNLIILPNSLAYNLDEAGGEGTVAMPFENGLDQLLFRYGVRVNKDFVQDMNFGYHPVMAGNFGDQQQLVPLPWPFYIAAGRMAKHPVTKGLDQVIFRFTASLDTVKADGVKKTPLIFGSDFSRKLTAPVRVAFQDMENGPELESFGLKNLPLLYLLEGEFTSVFKNRFLPVGISKESFLESGKEGRVLVAGTGGLFESSIDPRSGEPLPLGIDPFSDSQYANRLLLQNMISYLVEPDGIIATRTKQYQIRPLNKVKVSQEKTKWQLINVILPVVIIGLLSLVWMFSRKGRRGAKDYS from the coding sequence ATGAAAAATAAGAGCAGCAAGCAAATCCTTAAAATTCTCGGCGTCATCCTCTTGACCATTGTTGGGATCAATGTACTTTTCAGTTTGATTAATCTTAGAATTGACTTGACAGAAGAGAAAAGATATTCTTTGCATCCTGCGACCATTGATGTTTTAGAAAATTTAGAAGAACCACTTGAAGTAGAGATTTTGCTCAATGGCGATCTGCCCGGAGGGATGCGAAGATTGCAAAGATCCGCAGAGCAAATGGTCAGGACATTCAATTCCTACAGTTCACAAAAGATAAGTTTTTCCTATTTGGATCCCCTTACACTTCCAGCAGCAGAGCAAGAAGATTTTGTTGTAGGGTTGACGGAATATGGAATACAACCCACCAATCTGTTTGTCACAGAAGATGGGGGACAAAAGTCAAAAATGATTTTTCCTGGCGTGCTTATCAAAGATGTAGAGTATGAAACAGGAGCTTTGATCTTAAGAGGAGAAAAAGGCATGTCACCTGATGAGATTTTGAATAACTCTGTCGAAAACCTTGAATATGAGTTGATCAATGCGATCCGTAAACTTGTCAGTAAACAGCAATATGCTGTTGGCATGTTGATGGGCAATGGTGAGTTGGAAGGTGATGATGGGTTTGGAATTGTGGAGGCCTTGGTGGAAGATTTTGAGGTGTTCAAAATTCCACTGGATCAAGCCAAAAAAGTGGATGATTTAGATCCTTTCGATGTTTTGATTATCTCCGGACCAAAAGAAGCCTATGATGAAAGGGAGATTTACCTTGTTGATCAGTACTTAATGAAGGGCGGAAATTTGATCATTCTTCCCAATTCACTCGCATATAATCTGGATGAAGCCGGTGGTGAGGGGACTGTTGCAATGCCATTTGAAAATGGTTTGGATCAGCTTCTTTTTCGCTATGGAGTCAGAGTGAATAAGGATTTTGTCCAGGATATGAATTTTGGATATCATCCTGTGATGGCTGGAAATTTTGGTGATCAGCAGCAGTTGGTACCTTTACCTTGGCCATTTTATATTGCAGCAGGAAGGATGGCCAAGCATCCCGTGACCAAAGGACTGGATCAAGTGATTTTCAGGTTTACGGCAAGTTTGGATACTGTAAAAGCAGATGGGGTTAAGAAAACACCTCTTATTTTTGGTTCCGATTTTAGCAGAAAGTTGACCGCGCCAGTAAGAGTAGCTTTTCAGGATATGGAAAATGGTCCTGAATTAGAAAGTTTCGGTTTGAAGAATCTCCCTTTGCTGTATTTATTGGAAGGCGAATTTACTTCAGTATTCAAAAATCGATTTTTACCGGTTGGGATTTCGAAAGAAAGCTTTTTAGAATCAGGAAAAGAAGGAAGAGTTTTAGTTGCCGGAACAGGAGGGCTTTTTGAAAGTTCTATCGATCCTCGTAGTGGGGAACCTTTACCCTTGGGTATTGATCCTTTTTCCGATTCGCAATACGCCAATCGCTTATTGCTTCAAAACATGATTTCTTACTTGGTCGAGCCAGATGGCATCATTGCGACAAGAACGAAACAATACCAAATCAGGCCATTAAATAAGGTAAAGGTCAGTCAAGAAAAAACCAAATGGCAGCTGATTAATGTGATTTTGCCAGTTGTTATAATAGGTTTACTTTCATTGGTTTGGATGTTCTCTCGCAAAGGTAGAAGAGGTGCAAAGGATTATAGTTGA